The window AACAAATTGGATCAGCCCGAGATCGCTCAGAAATTGTCGAACCAGCAACAGGAATTAAATATGCCAGGAAGTTCTGATACGAAGTCTACAAATGCTTCCACGGAAGTTTCAAGTGGTCTCAGAGAAAGAATACTGGCTATGCTGCGTGAAAACCTGTAAACGATGCTGTCCAAATGCATTTTTTACTTCTGTATAATTCTTCTACTTGCTCGTTGATCTGTAGTAGTTTTGAGCAAAATgctttttcatgatttttttaaagTTCTTGATGCTTATTTCAGGGATGTTCCATTCGCTCTCCCTATACTGGTTGTAACAATGTGGGGCCGGTACATTTAAAATAGAATGATCAAATGTCAAGGACCAGATCCATTCTATCATTCATAAGAGATCGAGTGTCTATTTCCACTTCCACTAAATTTCCCAACCTCTCACATTTGATGGTGGGACCCACACTTAAGTAGTGGGTCCCACCACTTCATTGTGAGAGGTTGGGGCAATGTCTGTATAGGCAGGATGAAATTTACCCGCCATTATCTCCATCTTTGCTGTTCTTGAAGCCTGTCATTCTTCTCAATTAATTTACTGATTAAAAAATCAATGGAATCTGTAGTAACATAATGGCTGCAACATCAGTGTGCCTATATAAACTGATTTAAGCATCAGAAAGTTCGGAAATTCCTTCAATACTGATACTTTTATGTTACAGCACCCTATAGAATCTTCACCCGTCAAATTTCTAACTGCATCCCTAACTTATCATTTTATCTGATTTTAAACAGAAATACTGCGAAACAAAGTCAGTCGGAGAGATGACCCCAAATATCTTCTTAAGAAATGATGAAATCTCCTTGAAatctttaataaaaataataataaaaaaaacaggaGTGAGATTTCGTGCATGGAAATCAGAGGCCAGTCGCTCATTTTAGAAGTCAGAAGTCACTCATTGATTCTATTAGATGTCCAAGCACAAATTTTATACAGTGTCGGCTTCATAAGGATAGTAATTAATTGGATCAAGCAAGCCAAGTAGGATAGTTAATTTCTCTAACATAATAAATCAATTCGTCAAGACGAACCACAAGGACCAGGACCACGATAattggatttatttgatcaatcaaATCGAGCAAACTAAGTGGGATGAATTGGCCTAATAGGACAATGATTGAATGGGTCGAGTGAGTCGACAAAGTAATTGAGCAGAGCCACATGCATGGTTGAATCGATCCAATGGGTGAAATAGATAGAAGATGAAATATTTCATAAAGTAAGATCTAATGAAACACCAAAGATATATGCCCGATAGTTTTAAATCTTCTCCATACAGATTAACCCTTTCGATGAAGaatatttgaaattgaaaatatttttgaaacaagattataattaaatatttttttattgtaatGCTCTAATAATACACCGCCAACGCGGCTATGCCTTTAGCCCGTACAGGGCATATGATCCATGGGTTTTGATTAAGCATGTGTTCACGTGCATCTACTGCAGCGGCGCACGATACAAAGGTAGCGGACCTCAACGATACCAGCACAGGCGCAGCGGTGAATATTTATTTTAGAACGAAAATCAAAAAGCATCACTccagatttatatatatatatatataactaaaaaataatttaaaattattatagcaGTGATTATTATAGTGTCAGCTTGTAgttataatataattataatagttTTAAAGTGATATAAactatgttaaaataattttaattaaattaataaaaaataatataaaagtatatctagataaaatatatataattttaacatCATGCACCTCCTCACGCATGAAACGATGGACGACATCCGATCTGACCATAACTTTGATCAAACTTTTTAAATCCCTCTTAAGTCTTTAATTATATGCAGCATGTATAATCATCGCTGTGATGTTGTCAAGGGCAGAGCCAGGTATAGCCCGACCCGAGCTGTAGCCCGGATGCCCGACGATGATTTACtgtagaaaaaaaggaaaaacaaaagagaAAGCGGTGTCTAGTATGAGCATCGACATCAACATCGACATCAGTATGGCCCACAACCCAGGTAGATCATCCAGGCTAACTCCACCATTAGATGTTGTTCTTTACAAATTAAGGACATCTCCAATGTAAAGTTCACGAGAAGTTTGTAAATTTAAAAAGCTAAATAAAAAATCTTAAATCATGATAGAGGTGAAGTTTGAGATTTATAATTTAAGAACAATGGTGAAAATACAAACTTGCTCTTTTGTCTCGAATTTGATATAATATGAATGAAGCCATGCAACTCATGTTATGAATTGGATCATGAGAAAATTCATTTAAAGATTTAACTATTAATTAAGATATTTCAATGAGCTTTAGTATTATTGATGTGACATGCATATTGGGATCCTGAAAAATAACTCATTTAGAGTTCTAATCATTAGAGATGCTCTTAGGACATCTCCAATAATTAAATTTCTCCATAaacttttaagtaatttttaatatGTCACATCAATATCATGTTATATTAACATCAATATCACGTTAAAAAGTGAACAAAAATCTAATATTCTCTTTACAATCTAAAAATCTCCATATAACTTTTTTCCCTATATTAAAAGTCacatatctttatttattatttttcatttaatatctttatataatttttacttaatatttttattaattctcatctttattttattttattttattttatttgtaattttaattaataaattaataaacttaagatttttaatttaatatattttataatttttatttagtatttaattaacttatgaattttattttaattatagttatttttttacttatcaaatatattttttacttaTGAATGTGATTGActtcaaaaaaaaacaaagggaCTCAcactaaaataaatttcataaaactATTAATAAAAATTAGTAATGAATAAGTCCATACAAGAAATTAAATGCATTGATTAGTGACCACAAATTGCTTATCGTGGTGGCCATGGACAGCTGGGCGAGAGGAGGGACAACGCGCTGACGGCCAGATAAATGATCAAACACAGCTCGCCAGAATGGCACACTCTCTCCATCACCGACCGATCCGCTATTTAAATCGTCCACTCCTAAACCATCCCGAGGCATCTGCTCCGCGTTGACCGCACCACTCTCTGTCTCCGCTCTTCCGCTCCTCCCCCGCAGTCGTCGGCAGGAAGCGGATCGAAGCCACCGAAAGGTTCGCCGTCCATCCGCATTCCGCTTGCTTCCTCATCTTTCCTTATTCTGCTTCTTCAATATTTTGTCTCTTCCTTTGGCTAGATCCCGCCGATCGAGGAAGGAATCTTGAGCGCATCGGCCATGGCATCGGCTGCGAGGCTGGATCTTGACGGGAACCCGATAGAGCCGATGACGATCTGCATGATTGGGGCCGGGGGGTTCATCGGATCGCACCTATGCGAGAAACTGATGGCCGAGACGCCCCACACGGTGCTGGCAGTGGACGTCTACAGCGACAAGATCAAGCACCTACTCGACGCGGCGGAGGGGCAAGAGGCCGCGCGCCGCCCTTGGGGCGGCCGGATCCAGTTCCACCGCCTCAATATTAAGAACGACTCCAGGCTCGAGGGCCTCATCAAGATGTCGGATTTGGTTAGTTCCCTTGTCCTGTGGAACAGATCTAACCCTGGATCTCTTCTTGCACTTTTTTTCAGTGTGATCTGTGCGGTTCTGCAATTTTTTTTTACTGTCACTTTACTTCTCAGCATCTTTTCCTTGGCCGTGATGGTTTGAGCGAGTCTTTTTTTTTCGTCATCATCGCAAGGGATCCTAATGTATATGTAATACaactttttgttttctttgtagacGATTAATCTGGCAGCAATTTGCACTCCTGCTGATTATAACACCCGCCCACTAGACACCATCTTCAGTAATTTCATTGATGCTCTCCCAGTTGTGAGTTTTGAGACCCCTGGGCTTGTTCGTTTCCAGTTGGATTTTCTTTGTACTCTTCTTTGGTATTGATTTGGTTTATTGTGGCTTGTGCAGGTTAAGTATTGCTCAGAAAACAACAAACGCGTCATTCACTTCTCAACATGTGAAGTGTATGGGAAAACGATAGGAAGCTTCCTACCCAATGATCATCCTCTTAGAAAGGTATCATTGGCATTTCTACATTTGATTTGCATATGGTTATTTGAAGATGCTATAAATTAATGAAACCATTTTCTTGATGACACTTTTAATTCTCCATTTCTTAATAACATTGCTTCTCGATGGTAATGACTAATGACCTTTTTGACCTGAAAACGTGTTTATTGTGGGTACTACTCAAGTTGTGTCAATAGTCGTATTGAGTTGAGGTTCACTTAAAAATAAATATTCCAGGATAGGAGGTTTTAAACTACGATTAATTACAAATCCAAATCACAAGATTGCAAGATTTTTTTGACtgccaaaataaagaaaattttgacTGAAAAATTGTGAAAATATTAATTGGTGATATATGATTTCTCAGTTGTTCTAAAAGGAAAAGATTAGAGACCTAAGGCCTGAATCCAACAACAACAAAACAACTTTTGGTTTGTGTTTTGGTCTCttctttaaaaaaagaaaaaggaaaaaaaagtcaGGATTGGCTGTATTTTTTTGCAGATGACGGCCTCCAATTTTGAGTTTTCCCTGATGTTTATAGTCCCAGAGGACCCAAGTGGGCCAGGTTAATTTCCTATATTATGTTACGTTAGGTGTCTCagtttttgtttttattgatACAATTTCCTAGATTATATATAGCAAGTCAGCCATCCATGAATAAGTGCAGACCAACTTTATAATAGAACACCTTTGTCCATTTGCGAGAAGTAATGAATTATTTCCAACAATTTTTTAGCTCGGTTGTAGAAAATGTGCACGATATTAAGGTTAAGTAGACTCATTAATGTTCACGAGTTAAATTTGTCACATGTTCATGAACAATAGAAGAATTTGATGGAGTTTTGGAGTTGGTAGTTGGCTTCCCTTGAGTTCCAGTCCTTTTACAGTCAATAACATCATTCATGAGCAAAACACAAGGACAAGATCATTGATtggtaaaaataaatctaaagttttctttaaaaaagtTTGCTATAAGAATTATTTTATCTATAATATTCCTAGAATCTACAAACGTATTTCAGTTGGTGCATAAAGTCTAGGCCTATGTGGTTGAAATTATTTACATGTTTGATACACTCGTGAATAAGCTAATTTTCATTTACTCActtgaatttgattttacttgTGAGCGGGAGTGTCGTTCTATTGGGGTGGACATGCTTCTAGTtcattaaacaagcttgaacatttttttttttttttggtctcaATTGAATTTAAAGTTTGTTTAAATCAATATTATTTACAAGAAGTACTTTAAACAGCTGCATATGCTACACAACAAGAAACTGGGTCATATCATCTAAATCCTAGATATATGGTAGGGTTTTGGCTATACAGTGGGTGAGCCAATCTCCACCATTGGACGGCATATGTACTGCATATTTGGTTTGTTCTGTTAATGAGTTAAAATCAAATTAGTTGGGTCCGGTTCAATGAAATAAAGGTTGGTTTTATCTATTTGAACAGtagtctttcttttaaaaaaattgatatattaATTGGGAAGAGGGTAAGGAGAGTGATGATGAGAAATGTATTTATACAGCTGATTTTAGCCAGGGTTACCACTCCCTGTGGAACAATGGCAATGATCATGAGGATATATCAGCGTACTAGATTGTGCATTAAACatcattttttgaaaagtttttctaCCCCTTATGTCTATCAAATCTGGTATTCATTTATTGTGCTAAAGTCAGAAAAATTGGTTTCGAATGTTGTTGTGTAATtattttctagttttttttttttggacaatGCCTGCCAAAGGAACACTTTCTTCTTTCATGGTGCATAAGGTATCTTTCTCCTGGAATGGTATACTCGTTCATTATTCTACAGTTTGACCAATGAAAAAATATGATTGAATAGGAACCTGAATTCTTTGTGCTCAAGGAAGATGTGTCACCCTGTATTTTTGGTCCTATTGAGAAGCAGAGATGGTCTTATGCCTGTGCAAAGCAACTTATTGAAAGGCTGATTTATGGTATGTTTCTTACCAATTTCCTATGGTGCAATGACACTGCCTTGAGTTGACCAATTTCCTATGGTGTTTTATGTTGCAATCTACTTACACTTCATCTGGATCATCTATAGCCGAGGGTGCAGAAAATGGTCTTGAGTTCACCATTGTGAGGCCTTTCAATTGGATTGGACCAAGGATGGACTTCATCCCTGGAATTGATGGTCCTAGCGAGGGTGTTCCGAGGGTTTTGGCATGCTTCAGTAATGTGCGTCATACACTTCTAGGTAGTAATATGCATGTATCTATTTAACCTGGCTTTTGCACAATGCAGAATTTGCTGCGGCGTGAGCCTCTGAAACTTGTTGATGGCGGCCAATCCCAACGAACATTTGTGTATATCAAGGATGCTATTGAAGCTGTTCTGCTTATGATAGTACGCAGTATCTTATTTCTTCTCTCTGTCTCTCGTATTTCTTCAATGACAGACAATATTATCCTGCTCTCTTAGGAAAATCCTGCTCGAGCTAATGGCCACATCTTTAATGTCGGAAATCCTAACAATGAAGTCACTGTAAAACAACTTGCTGAAATTATGACACAGGTAGACATGTGCTATTTTTCGTTAGCAAAATCAAAGTCTTCAACCTATTCTGTGTCCGATCCCCAGGTATATTCAAACGTATCAGGGGAGCCCGCTTTGGAGGTGCCTACGATTGATGTGAGTTCGAAAGACTTCTATGGCGAAGGATACGATGACAGTGATAAAAGAATCCCTGACATGACTATTATCAATAAACAACTTGGTATACACTTTATTTCATTTCTCAAATTTCGAAGGGAAGTTGTAGTATGGTATTTTATGGTCAATTCAAATGTAGGTTGGAACCCGAAGACATCTCTTTGGGACTTGCTGGATTCCACGTTGACCTATCAGCACAAGACCTATGCTGAAGCCATCAGAAGGTCCATTGCAAAGCCTGCCGCATCGCACTAGATGCTTGCCTGCCAGCCTTTCCTGTCTGCCTTTTTATATATTTTGCAGATCATATAGATATTGCTAGTGAATTGTTGCATTGTCATTTTTTCTGTTGAGACTTTCTTCACTAGCTTATGACCCATAATTTAATTATCATGGGGGGAATTCATTTACCTACTAAGACTGAATGCTGGAAGCCAAGCCTATATAAGCCAATGACTGGTATTTTGTTAATGGACCTTCATCTGCCTGATTCTTAAACAACCCTCTACCCTTTGTATAATATAAATCATCGTCCGAGACTCTGATTTGGAATTGATGCCTCAACTAAATTTATAATCTTTCACGTTGTTAATTTGCTATAAACCATATTATCATCTCTAAAATACTATAAAAACTCTTTAACATCGTCTAATCCGCCGCAATAGCTCCTCTTCTAAGCTTGCGTTCCATCTCCAATCTCTCCTTCACCAGCTCTAAATTGTGCTAAAGTTCTAAGTTTTCTTTATCTCTAACTTCAACGATTGAATTTCGGActaacttaatataaataatttcGGAAGCTTATTAAGATTGAAAAGTAAcagatgataaatttaaaaaacatgATAATTTCTAAAGTCCGTAAGGTGCCGCTTTTActctttattgttattatttttagaatttccttttcttatattTCATGTAGTAAACAGGCTATTAGTTCGCCCAATGTTTCCGCTAATTCCTATGAGTCATTAGTGCAGATGGAAAAATTACATGAAAGACATATTCTGATCCCTCGAAAAGATCTAGTCACTACCGCATAAGATATTGTCATCATGAAGTTTAGGATTTAAATTTCAATAAAAtcaagataaatattttttttatgtactAATCACTATTTCAAAAGCTAGTAactgcccgtgatttacctcctccgtgttggccccaGGACGGATTGACGAAGAtgttgggggcgagcgtattcgccttttaccaCCAGAAAAGACATTCTGAATATTTAGATACAGATATCTTGGTTCCCTTTTTTTGAATCAGAGGATGGACCATTCATAATTACAATCAGATCATAGCCATGATCCGATTATAATTAGTTGTGATCTCTTCTTCGGTTCATCGTTCCCTCTAGACTGATGGTGAATAAGTGGCTAGGTTGTGGAGGAGGGTAACTTCCGCTTATCTCTCCAAACTAAACTGTAATATGGAGAGGACGATGAATCTAAAAagagatcataattaattatgatcaAATCTTGATCATGATTCAATCATAATTATAAATGATCCATcttccaataaaaaaaaaaaaacagaaagagATCTCCTCTTAAGAATTTCATCATTTCATTTTATATAGACcctattattttatatatctatctttaaatttttccttaaatTTTTATTCACTGAGCATATCAATTTCTATTCTATGATAATACCCATCCCTTGACCACGGTGCCGTCCCGGGGACCCTTTTCTCATATTCCAAGACCTATTGGCCGTTAAATTATCACCCGATTAAGGATGAGCCTCGGAGCCCTCCCGCTCTGTCAAAATCCTCATCGCTTTCCCTCGATAAACTCTAATCTTGCCTTTCAATCTCTCGTACCTTGGTATTCCATATCTTCGCCTGTTGGATCTTCCCAGCTTAGCCGATGTCTGAGGAAGTTTTCCTCTTCCGCCTCCGCGTCGGGTTCATCGTGGTCTTTGgatctccctctcctcccctTTCAAATAAACGAGGTGTAGTGTTTTCCATTTCGAGAATTCAACTCAATTTCTAGACCGTTACTTACTTCGTGAATCTCTGAAATGGATGTCAACAAATTATCGTTTGCTAGTATTTTAAGTTATTATTGTACAGACACAAGCTCCTTCGATTTgctaaaaaaaatatgagagatTGGAAAAAGAATAGCATTTTTAGCGAAGGTTATGTTTTGTTGCTTGTCTATGGTCCCTGGTGGCTATAAGCCATTAAATCAAAAAGATTATATAAGGTTGGTCAGTGAAATAAACCAGTGAATCCACATTTTAGAATTATGCAAGCTTCATATAGTAAAATTGGCAGTATTTGGTAGGAAAAGAACAGAGTAACAGTTGTAAGAATATTTTATTCGAAAAAGCCATCATAATCAACCGCATACCATTgccatttttatatataaatgatAAGCATGACTTATTATGATTTTGTTGATTCACGATCTTGATCCTTATGCATTTTAGGTTATGATACCATCAGAGAATAAGACTTTGCATTTGTACGAAGCAAGGTATTTGGGACTATTGGAAGAGGTGACTTCTCTATTATGTTTGTTATTTATAGTCcaccttttttttaaaatatcattGATACTCTTCTTCCATAGTTTTTATCGTATAATCTTGCTGAATATAATAACCAATAGTTATTCGCTGAGATTTAAGCAGTGTTTATAATTGGCTACTGACGCGCTCGTGTGGATCTGGATTATAGTGAAGGATGAATTACTAGAAGCAACATCTAACAAATAGATAATTTGGAGATAGACTAGTAAGTCTGAGCATTCATGGTATGTTATGTAATCGGATGCATACTATTATATCAACCATTCAGTAAAATATGCATTTACAACCACGGAATACATCTGATAAATATGGTATTCTATAGAATTTTCTCAGGACCTTCTCATTCTAGAAGTTTAGTTGATCCTTGTGGTAATTTATAGTTGTAGTGTTCTATATTCCTCTTCAATCTGCAGGTTGTAGAGTTAGTTTGTAAACTTTTCTATACCATACGTGTCAATAGACATGTTTGTTGCTTTTGCAGCTCTGTGAATGTATGCATAATTTTCTTATCGGTGCTACTTTATGCAGTCACTGTCTAAAACAAAGATGTTTGTGCACTTTGTGTTGGATCCAGTTCTTTCCGGAATATCTGAATTTGGAACACCATATGCTGCTAAATATGGTTGTTTGGTTGTCATAGAGAGTGTAAGTCCTTGGTTCATTACATCCTAATTAATATATTAGGAAAGTTGAATCTCTTTTTGGAACAGGTTAATCGTTTGGAGATTGGGGCATTGGTATCCATTAGGGGCATTAGTCGTGTGGGCATTGTAAAGCTTACACAGGTAAGATCTCAAACAAACCTATTACTATATACAAATTTGTAGATAaactatattatttaaattcaaatgGAATCTAATATTTCTGTACAACAAAGATTTATATGCATGAGATACAAGGTCTTTCTTGGAACATAGCTCTAGAAACATCAACATTTGTGATTTAGTTTTGCGAAGATCCCATGAACAATGCAATCCAATTTCCATAACTTACTGATAGAAGAATTTAGCAATTGACAATTAGAATACCAGAGGCCATAAGTTACATTTTAGatgtgaaattatttttttttttctgtcgAAGGTAGAATGCTGAGTTTGGCTCTGAGTCAAGGCAAATGCTGACGTGATTTTTCTAGCATTTTGTCTTAAAGTAAGGTTGTAAATGAGCATGTTGGAGATAGAGTCCTGTTGAAACTCAACACTTAAAAATTCATGAGCTCAAGCTTAGCATTGCCCAATATGTAGCTTGCTCATTTAGGTTGGGTTGACTAGAGAGGAATATTAGGAGGGAGAAAAGGCTTACTAATTTAAACATGATGATCCATCAATTTGATCCATTTTGAAtcgtttttcttcctccttccactCTCCATTTCCCTCCTCCCACTCTCTCTTTTGCAGAATTTTTCAAGTTAATAGCAACAGTTCCCTCGTAGCTGACAACTCATTATCTGAGACTAAATTAGGGAATCACAATGAATCTATAGCATGTTAtcattaagtattttagattttaatttatatttatagtTTAAAGTTTGCTAT is drawn from Zingiber officinale cultivar Zhangliang chromosome 1B, Zo_v1.1, whole genome shotgun sequence and contains these coding sequences:
- the LOC122045658 gene encoding UDP-D-apiose/UDP-D-xylose synthase 2-like, with amino-acid sequence MASAARLDLDGNPIEPMTICMIGAGGFIGSHLCEKLMAETPHTVLAVDVYSDKIKHLLDAAEGQEAARRPWGGRIQFHRLNIKNDSRLEGLIKMSDLTINLAAICTPADYNTRPLDTIFSNFIDALPVVKYCSENNKRVIHFSTCEVYGKTIGSFLPNDHPLRKEPEFFVLKEDVSPCIFGPIEKQRWSYACAKQLIERLIYAEGAENGLEFTIVRPFNWIGPRMDFIPGIDGPSEGVPRVLACFSNNLLRREPLKLVDGGQSQRTFVYIKDAIEAVLLMIENPARANGHIFNVGNPNNEVTVKQLAEIMTQVYSNVSGEPALEVPTIDVSSKDFYGEGYDDSDKRIPDMTIINKQLGWNPKTSLWDLLDSTLTYQHKTYAEAIRRSIAKPAASH
- the LOC122045667 gene encoding uncharacterized protein LOC122045667 — translated: MSLGALPLCQNPHRFPSINSNLAFQSLVPWYSISSPVGSSQLSRCLRKFSSSASASGSSWSLDLPLLPFQINEVMIPSENKTLHLYEARYLGLLEESLSKTKMFVHFVLDPVLSGISEFGTPYAAKYGCLVVIESVNRLEIGALVSIRGISRVGIVKLTQMEPYLKGLVLPILDNIADQESELEKKLLELTELIISLHNLQIRLKASKQELLQTRTKNSIAWAQKDVFKDCDQSFIPKLAERISFAALQPVSGMTDSELFALQQEKLRAMDSTDTLERVNYCIQFTRNSINMVAAKLAIQSLET